A single region of the Melopsittacus undulatus isolate bMelUnd1 chromosome 10, bMelUnd1.mat.Z, whole genome shotgun sequence genome encodes:
- the SEC24A gene encoding protein transport protein Sec24A, giving the protein MAQPARPPAGYPSHNGAGQQPYSNGPVQNQLMHSPDGQGYSPSVPGLYSHQTPAKVPPHPSLGQYNYSGSQNVSQLNSYQGPGQTLNRPPLAPFSGSPVQQTGPAPQVLPPPLQNSAAISSAGSFPPGATPPVLSNWQYSQAPTSQPLGSQTSHLAHVTGTGSPQPPSSLSGNTNPPGSYQYAASPGGPPLQNSYMKPGSAPPPVTQPLTPLHPPARPPLGPPPVGGPPLIRPSTVMAGPPNTQSLLNSTASREGDATSAASDGAAVQNSYDALEGGGLTATSHPSPAPPNVKMNRSVGYSYPALPPGYQNTSAPGAPGMQASALQYPDGSKHFHQPALGTNHLSASMGALSLQQEGLRPVNLLQERNILPTTLLKAPVPNLHEDIQKLNCNPELFRCTLTNIPQTQALLNKAKLPLGLLLHPFKDLSQLPVVTSSTIVRCRSCRTYINPFVSFLDQRRWKCNLCYRVNDVPEEFMYNPVTRVYGEPHKRPEVQNATIEFMAPSEYMLRPPQPPVYLFVFDVSHNAVETGYLNTVCQTLLDNLDLLPGNTRTKIGFITFDSTIHFYSLQEGLSQPQMLIVSDIEDVFIPMPENLLVNLNENKELIQDLLKALPQMFTKSLETQSALGPALQAAFKLMSPTGGRISVFQTQLPSVGMGALKSREEPNQRATAKDIHLTPSTDFYKKLALDCSGQQVAVDLFLLSGQYSDLASLGCISRYSAGSVYYYQSYHHKHNPVQVEKLQKELKRYLTRKIGFEAVMRIRCTKGLSIHTFHGNFFVRSTDLLSLPNVNPDAGYAVQMSVEESLTDMQVVSFQSALLYTSSKGERRIRVHTMCLPVVTTLSDVYLGADVQAITGLLANMAVDRSVSATLSDARDALVNAVIDSLSAYRSAVLSIQQPGLTAPSSLRLFPLYVLALLKQKAFQTGTSTRLDERIFTMCQVKNQPLVYLMLMTHPSLYRVDNLTDEGALNINDRTIPQPPLLQLSVEKLSRDGAYLMDAGSVMFLWIGKNCGQSFISQVLGVPNYGSIPQNMTHLPELDTAESIRITAFISWLREQRPFFPILYIIKDDSPLKSSFLQNMIEDRTESALSYYEFLLHIQQQVNK; this is encoded by the exons ATGGCCCAGCCCGCCAGGCCGCCCGCTGGCTACCCCAGCCACAACGGAGCTGGCCAGCAGCCCTACAGCAACG gtcCTGTTCAGAATCAGTTGATGCATTCACCGGATGGCCAGGGATACAGCCCTTCAGTTCCAGGATTGTATTCCCATCAGACGCCGGCCAAGGTTCCTCCACATCCATCTTTGGGACAGTATAACTATAGTGGTTCTCAGAATGTTTCTCAATTAAACAGTTACCAAGGACCTGGGCAGACTCTCAACAGACCACCACTGGCACCTTTTTCTGGGTCCCCAGTACAACAGACAGGTCCTGCTCCACAAGTGCTGCCGCCTCCATTGCAAAACTCAGCTGCTATATCATCTGCTGGTAGTTTTCCTCCTGGAGCCACCCCACCAGTGCTTTCAAACTGGCAGTACAGCCAGGCTCCCACAAGCCAGCCCCTTGGGTCTCAAACAAGCCATTTGGCCCATGTGACGGGGACAGGGTCACCTCAGCCACCGTCATCATTATCAGGAAATACAAATCCTCCAGGAAGTTATCAATATGCTGCTTCTCCAGGAGGTCCCCCCCTTCAGAACAGCTACATGAAGCCAG GATCTGCTCCTCCACCAGTGACTCAGCCTTTAACTCCACTCCACCCTCCTGCAAGGCCACCCTTAGGGCCTCCACCAGTTGGTGGTCCACCTTTAATTAGGCCTTCAACTGTGATGGCAGGACCACCTAATACACAGTCCCTGCTAAACTCAACTGCAAGTCGAGAAG GTGATGCTACATctgctgccagtgatggggctgCGGTGCAGAACAGCTACGATGCACTGGAAGGTGGTGGTCTCACAG CAACTTCACATCCTTCTCCTGCACCCCCAAATGTTAAGATGAACAGAAGTGTTGGGTATTCTTACCCTGCTTTACCTCCAGGCTACCAAAATACTTCTGCACCGGGAGCACCAGGAATGCAAGcatctgctttgcaatatccagATGGATCAAAACATTTCCACCAG CCTGCCCTGGGCACTAATCACCTAAGTGCATCTATGGGTGCCCTGAGTCTACAGCAAGAAGGATTAAGACCTGTGAATcttcttcaagaaagaaatattcttcCAACAACCCTCTTGAAGGCTCCAGTCCCAAACTTGCATGAGGACATCCAGAAGCTCAACTGTAATCCTGA GTTGTTCCGCTGTACCCTGACTAACATTCCTCAAACTCAGGCCTTACTGAATAAAGCCAAACTTCCTTTGGGGCTCCTGCTTCATCCTTTCAAAGACTTATCG caatTGCCAGTGGTCACTTCAAGTACTATTGTGAGATGCCGCTCCTGTCGGACATACATTAACCCCTTTGTCAGCTTTCTAGACCAAAGGAGATGGAAATGCAATCTGTGCTATAGAGTGAATGATG TTCCTGAAGAATTCATGTATAACCCTGTGACAAGAGTTTATGGAGAGCCTCATAAAAGGCCTGAAGTCCAGAATGCTACGATTGAGTTTATGGCTCCATCTGAATACATG ctACGTCCACCTCAGCCACCCGTGTACCTCTTTGTGTTTGATGTCTCTCATAATGCAGTAGAGACAGGATACTTGAATACAGTCTGCCAGACGTTGTTAGACAATCTTGACTT GCTTCCTGGGAACACTAGAACAAAAATAGGCTTCATAACGTTTGACAGCACAATCCATTTCTACAGTCTTCAGGAAGGTCTCTCTCAGCCTCAGATGCTTATAGTTTCAGATATTGAAG atGTATTTATCCCAATGCCAGAAAACTTATTagtaaatttaaatgaaaataaagag CTAATTCAAGACCTGTTGAAGGCCTTGCCACAGATGTTTACCAAGTCCCTGGAAACTCAGAGTGCCCTGGGGCCTGCACTACAGGCTGCCTTTAAACTGATGTCCCCTACTGGAGGTAGAATCTCTGTCTTCCAGACACAGCTTCCATCTGTGGGAATGGGAGCGCTGAAGTCACGTGAAGAGCCAAACCAAAGAGCAACAGCAAAG GATATACACCTGACACCATCAACTGATTTTTACAAGAAGTTAGCCTTGGACTGCTCAGGGCAACAGGTTGCAGtggatttatttcttcttagtGGACAATATTCAGACTTGGCTTCTCTAG gttGTATATCAAGGTATTCTGCAGGTAGTGTCTACTACTACCAGTCTTACCACCATAAACACAACCCTGTTCAGGTGGAGAAGCTGCAAAAGGAACTGAAGCGATATTTAACTAGAAAGATCGGGTTTGAAGCTGTCATGAGGATAAGATGTACCAAAG GTCTCTCCATTCACACTTTCCATGGGAACTTCTTTGTACGATCTACAGACTTGTTGTCATTACCCAATGTGAACCCAGATGCAGGATATGCTGTGCAAATGTCAGTAGAGGAGAGTCTTACTGATATGCAGGTTGTTTCCTTTCAGTCAGCTCTCCTGTACACATCCAGCAAAG GTGAAAGACGAATTCGTGTCCACACTATGTGCTTACCTGTTGTAACAACACTGAGCGATGTCTACCTAGGGGCAGATGTACAGGCCATCACGGGGCTGTTAGCCAATATGG CTGTGGACCGGTCAGTCTCCGCTACGTTGAGCGATGCTCGGGATGCTCTGGTCAACGCAGTGATAGACTCTTTATCTGCTTATCGCTCAGCAGTCCTGAGCATTCAACAGCCTGGTCTCACAGCCCCCTCCTCACTACGGCTCTTCCCACTTTATGTACTGGCACTCTTAAAACAG aaagcatttcaaaCCGGGACAAGCACACGTTTAGATGAACGCATTTTTACCATGTGTCAAGTGAAGAACCAACCCCTTGTTTACCTCATGCTCATGACACATCCCAGCCTGTACAGGGTCGATAACCTCACAGATGAG gGGGCTCTTAACATAAACGACAGAACTATACCTCAGCCACCCCTTCTCCAGCTGTCAGTGGAGAAGTTGAGCAGGGATGGTGCTTACCTTATGGATGCTGGCTCT GTAATGTTTCTGTGGATTGGGAAGAACTGTGGGCAGAGCTTTATCAGCCAAGTCCTTGGAGTTCCCAATTATGGCTCAATACCACAGAATATG ACACATCTCCCAGAACTTGACACTGCAGAATCCATCAGAAtaacagctttcatttcttgGCTGAGAGAACAGAGACCTTTCTTCCCTATACTATATATAATAAA ggATGACAGTCCATTGAAATCAAGTTTTCTGCAAAATATGATTGAAGACAGAACAGAATCAGCCTTATCATACTATGAATTCCTCCTTCATATACAGCAGCAAGTGAATAAATGA